A single window of Arvicanthis niloticus isolate mArvNil1 chromosome X, mArvNil1.pat.X, whole genome shotgun sequence DNA harbors:
- the Bclaf3 gene encoding BCLAF1 and THRAP3 family member 3 isoform X4 yields MARSRSRSPRWKQRSLSPQSRNFEYHEERHFHGHYDPEYRNDSERPFTWRMDDEKHGQNKPRIPPRVNSYYRSYENRSSSPNVKPVEKFDTYKPHQEYFPGRGDDDRRSQYMSTYTESATTYMEHERDSYMPTVQGRYPPDEHRGRGSGRGEKPPQMSLAESLRFKEKWPEDEMRHQRVQEETYPQSPRRGSEDFDTRNPFQKRYPEDHDFRKYGYTSKRPTDAARYENREPARIPKWKPEHSFLPFQEKKEEWSFGAQSHRYTEREYPERSSATRVSYDYRHKHHKLSDSEQDFPDGRFQKFLKEEDRKYSSLIVPGNRESDCFSTTRGREIEDEQINGPFHLYKKDCVFYTHTNIKEADLGPCNDKWKTNKEDYRKENASFSKQLDTIPKPEEKCYSLIKKKSLTVKVDRNKMSTSRYFAERQTSHDLVAIGNRSDNFHPVFQHLDSTQNPENKPTEEFAQEIITIIHKVKADSSVKPAITLHERFSRIKSKKDTDFNQMKPNSDPEFHRRIDMSLADLQNKNTMVYEPDKTLVKVIEPNDLRHDIERRRKERLQTEDENIFHMASPKERNHQSPSFSKVKTIRADGFQKPPHFIKSNFRKFIQKPYINYTMQRKDAITQKIFRVEENHQNRRGSKGSSKNFLGGRVQPHFKSHLVQKSLHIQAKYQRLRFAGPRGFITNKFRNRFLRKKSFNVRA; encoded by the exons ATGGCAAGGTCACGATCCAGATCCCCCAGGTGGAAACAAAG GTCATTATCACCACAATCTAGAAATTTTGAATACCATGAGGAAAGACATTTCCATGGGCACTATGACCCTGAATATAGAAATGATTCAGAAAGACCCTTTACTTGGAGAATGGATGATGAGAAACATGGACAAAATAAACCAAGGATTCCCCCTCGTGTAAATTCGTATTATCGGTCTTACGAGAATAGATCATCTTCCCCAAATGTAAAACCTGTTGAAAAATTTGATACATATAAGCCTCACCAAGAATATTTTCCTGGAAGAGGAGATGATGACAGAAGATCTCAGTATATGTCCACATACACAGAAAGTGCAACAACCTACATGGAGCATGAAAGGGATTCTTATATGCCTACAGTGCAAGGAAGGTATCCTCCTGATGAGCACAGAGGTAgaggaagtgggagaggagagaagccaCCTCAGATGTCACTGGCAGAGTCCTTGAGATTTAAAGAGAAATGGCCTGAAGATGAAATGAGACACCAAAGGGTACAAGAAGAAACCTACCCTCAGTCACCCAGAAGAGGCTCAGAAGACTTTGACACAAGGAACCCTTTTCAGAAGAG GTATCCTGAGGATCATGATTTCAGAAAGTATGGCTACACATCAAAAAGACCTACAGATGCAGCAAGATATGAAAATAGAGAGCCAGCCAGAATCCCAAAGTGGAAGCCTGAGCACTCTTTTCTACcttttcaagaaaagaaagaagagtggaGCTTTGGAGCCCAAAGTCACAGATACACTGAGAGAGAATACCCAGAGAGAAGTTCAGCAACCAGAGTATCCTATGACTACCGTCATAAACATCATAAGCTCTCAGATAGTGAGCAGGACTTTCCTGATGGGAGATTTCAGAAGTTcttgaaggaagaagacagaaaatacagTTCTCTAATAGTTCCTGGAAATAGAGAATCAGATTGTTTCAGTACTACAAGAGGAAGAGAAATTGAGGATGAGCAAATCAATGGACCTTTTCATCTCTATAAGAAAGACTGTGTTTTctatactcatacaaatataaaGGAGGCTGATTTGGGGCCTTGCAATGACAAATGGAAGACAAATAAAGAAGATTACAGAAAAGAGAATGCATCTTTTAGTAAACAACTTGATACAATCCCAAAACCTGAAGAGAAATGCTATTCACTTATCAAGAAGAAATCACTTACCGTCAAAGTAGACAGGAACAAGATGAGCACATCTAG ATATtttgcagagagacagacatcaCATGATTTGGTTGCTATTGGCAATAGAAGTGACAATTTTCATCCAGTATTTCAACATCTTGACTCAACTCAGAATCCTGAAAACAAACCTACAGAAGAATTTGCTCAGGAAATCATAACAATAATCCACAAAGTTAAAG CAGATAGTTCTGTAAAACCTGCTATTACTCTACATGAGCGTTTCTcaagaataaaaagcaaaaaggatacAGATTTCAATCAAATGAAACCAAATTCAGATCCAGAATTTCACAG GCGAATAGATATGTCTTTGGCTGATCTTCAGAATAAAAACACTATGGTGTATGAACCTGATAAG ACTCTGGTCAAAGTAATAGAACCAAATGATCTACGACATGACattgagaggaggagaaaagagcgATTACAGACTGAAGATGAGAATATTTTTCACATGGCTAGTCCTAAAGAGAG GAATCATCAGTCTCCCAGTTTTTCAAAGGTGAAGACTATTCGTGCTGATGGATTTCAAAAGCCTCcacattttataaaatcaaattttagaaaatttattcaGAAACCTTACATA AACTATACTATGCAAAGAAAAGATGCCATTACTCAGAAGATATTTAGAGTTGAGGAAAATCATCAAAACAGAAGAGGCTCTAAAGGATCTTCTAAG
- the Bclaf3 gene encoding BCLAF1 and THRAP3 family member 3 isoform X5, with the protein MARSRSRSPRWKQRSLSPQSRNFEYHEERHFHGHYDPEYRNDSERPFTWRMDDEKHGQNKPRIPPRVNSYYRSYENRSSSPNVKPVEKFDTYKPHQEYFPGRGDDDRRSQYMSTYTESATTYMEHERDSYMPTVQGRYPPDEHRGRGSGRGEKPPQMSLAESLRFKEKWPEDEMRHQRVQEETYPQSPRRGSEDFDTRNPFQKRYPEDHDFRKYGYTSKRPTDAARYENREPARIPKWKPEHSFLPFQEKKEEWSFGAQSHRYTEREYPERSSATRVSYDYRHKHHKLSDSEQDFPDGRFQKFLKEEDRKYSSLIVPGNRESDCFSTTRGREIEDEQINGPFHLYKKDCVFYTHTNIKEADLGPCNDKWKTNKEDYRKENASFSKQLDTIPKPEEKCYSLIKKKSLTVKVDRNKMSTSRYFAERQTSHDLVAIGNRSDNFHPVFQHLDSTQNPENKPTEEFAQEIITIIHKVKADSSVKPAITLHERFSRIKSKKDTDFNQMKPNSDPEFHRRIDMSLADLQNKNTMVYEPDKTLVKVIEPNDLRHDIERRRKERLQTEDENIFHMASPKERNHQSPSFSKVKTIRADGFQKPPHFIKSNFRKFIQKPYINYTMQRKDAITQKIFRVEENHQNRRGSKGSSKEYPILPRTNNLELLQMESTLYEDLTEHLIFVRNWNRH; encoded by the exons ATGGCAAGGTCACGATCCAGATCCCCCAGGTGGAAACAAAG GTCATTATCACCACAATCTAGAAATTTTGAATACCATGAGGAAAGACATTTCCATGGGCACTATGACCCTGAATATAGAAATGATTCAGAAAGACCCTTTACTTGGAGAATGGATGATGAGAAACATGGACAAAATAAACCAAGGATTCCCCCTCGTGTAAATTCGTATTATCGGTCTTACGAGAATAGATCATCTTCCCCAAATGTAAAACCTGTTGAAAAATTTGATACATATAAGCCTCACCAAGAATATTTTCCTGGAAGAGGAGATGATGACAGAAGATCTCAGTATATGTCCACATACACAGAAAGTGCAACAACCTACATGGAGCATGAAAGGGATTCTTATATGCCTACAGTGCAAGGAAGGTATCCTCCTGATGAGCACAGAGGTAgaggaagtgggagaggagagaagccaCCTCAGATGTCACTGGCAGAGTCCTTGAGATTTAAAGAGAAATGGCCTGAAGATGAAATGAGACACCAAAGGGTACAAGAAGAAACCTACCCTCAGTCACCCAGAAGAGGCTCAGAAGACTTTGACACAAGGAACCCTTTTCAGAAGAG GTATCCTGAGGATCATGATTTCAGAAAGTATGGCTACACATCAAAAAGACCTACAGATGCAGCAAGATATGAAAATAGAGAGCCAGCCAGAATCCCAAAGTGGAAGCCTGAGCACTCTTTTCTACcttttcaagaaaagaaagaagagtggaGCTTTGGAGCCCAAAGTCACAGATACACTGAGAGAGAATACCCAGAGAGAAGTTCAGCAACCAGAGTATCCTATGACTACCGTCATAAACATCATAAGCTCTCAGATAGTGAGCAGGACTTTCCTGATGGGAGATTTCAGAAGTTcttgaaggaagaagacagaaaatacagTTCTCTAATAGTTCCTGGAAATAGAGAATCAGATTGTTTCAGTACTACAAGAGGAAGAGAAATTGAGGATGAGCAAATCAATGGACCTTTTCATCTCTATAAGAAAGACTGTGTTTTctatactcatacaaatataaaGGAGGCTGATTTGGGGCCTTGCAATGACAAATGGAAGACAAATAAAGAAGATTACAGAAAAGAGAATGCATCTTTTAGTAAACAACTTGATACAATCCCAAAACCTGAAGAGAAATGCTATTCACTTATCAAGAAGAAATCACTTACCGTCAAAGTAGACAGGAACAAGATGAGCACATCTAG ATATtttgcagagagacagacatcaCATGATTTGGTTGCTATTGGCAATAGAAGTGACAATTTTCATCCAGTATTTCAACATCTTGACTCAACTCAGAATCCTGAAAACAAACCTACAGAAGAATTTGCTCAGGAAATCATAACAATAATCCACAAAGTTAAAG CAGATAGTTCTGTAAAACCTGCTATTACTCTACATGAGCGTTTCTcaagaataaaaagcaaaaaggatacAGATTTCAATCAAATGAAACCAAATTCAGATCCAGAATTTCACAG GCGAATAGATATGTCTTTGGCTGATCTTCAGAATAAAAACACTATGGTGTATGAACCTGATAAG ACTCTGGTCAAAGTAATAGAACCAAATGATCTACGACATGACattgagaggaggagaaaagagcgATTACAGACTGAAGATGAGAATATTTTTCACATGGCTAGTCCTAAAGAGAG GAATCATCAGTCTCCCAGTTTTTCAAAGGTGAAGACTATTCGTGCTGATGGATTTCAAAAGCCTCcacattttataaaatcaaattttagaaaatttattcaGAAACCTTACATA AACTATACTATGCAAAGAAAAGATGCCATTACTCAGAAGATATTTAGAGTTGAGGAAAATCATCAAAACAGAAGAGGCTCTAAAGGATCTTCTAAG
- the Bclaf3 gene encoding BCLAF1 and THRAP3 family member 3 isoform X7: MARSRSRSPRWKQRSLSPQSRNFEYHEERHFHGHYDPEYRNDSERPFTWRMDDEKHGQNKPRIPPRVNSYYRSYENRSSSPNVKPVEKFDTYKPHQEYFPGRGDDDRRSQYMSTYTESATTYMEHERDSYMPTVQGRYPPDEHRGRGSGRGEKPPQMSLAESLRFKEKWPEDEMRHQRVQEETYPQSPRRGSEDFDTRNPFQKRYPEDHDFRKYGYTSKRPTDAARYENREPARIPKWKPEHSFLPFQEKKEEWSFGAQSHRYTEREYPERSSATRVSYDYRHKHHKLSDSEQDFPDGRFQKFLKEEDRKYSSLIVPGNRESDCFSTTRGREIEDEQINGPFHLYKKDCVFYTHTNIKEADLGPCNDKWKTNKEDYRKENASFSKQLDTIPKPEEKCYSLIKKKSLTVKVDRNKMSTSRYFAERQTSHDLVAIGNRSDNFHPVFQHLDSTQNPENKPTEEFAQEIITIIHKVKDSSVKPAITLHERFSRIKSKKDTDFNQMKPNSDPEFHRRIDMSLADLQNKNTMVYEPDKTLVKVIEPNDLRHDIERRRKERLQTEDENIFHMASPKERNHQSPSFSKVKTIRADGFQKPPHFIKSNFRKFIQKPYINYTMQRKDAITQKIFRVEENHQNRRGSKGSSKF; the protein is encoded by the exons ATGGCAAGGTCACGATCCAGATCCCCCAGGTGGAAACAAAG GTCATTATCACCACAATCTAGAAATTTTGAATACCATGAGGAAAGACATTTCCATGGGCACTATGACCCTGAATATAGAAATGATTCAGAAAGACCCTTTACTTGGAGAATGGATGATGAGAAACATGGACAAAATAAACCAAGGATTCCCCCTCGTGTAAATTCGTATTATCGGTCTTACGAGAATAGATCATCTTCCCCAAATGTAAAACCTGTTGAAAAATTTGATACATATAAGCCTCACCAAGAATATTTTCCTGGAAGAGGAGATGATGACAGAAGATCTCAGTATATGTCCACATACACAGAAAGTGCAACAACCTACATGGAGCATGAAAGGGATTCTTATATGCCTACAGTGCAAGGAAGGTATCCTCCTGATGAGCACAGAGGTAgaggaagtgggagaggagagaagccaCCTCAGATGTCACTGGCAGAGTCCTTGAGATTTAAAGAGAAATGGCCTGAAGATGAAATGAGACACCAAAGGGTACAAGAAGAAACCTACCCTCAGTCACCCAGAAGAGGCTCAGAAGACTTTGACACAAGGAACCCTTTTCAGAAGAG GTATCCTGAGGATCATGATTTCAGAAAGTATGGCTACACATCAAAAAGACCTACAGATGCAGCAAGATATGAAAATAGAGAGCCAGCCAGAATCCCAAAGTGGAAGCCTGAGCACTCTTTTCTACcttttcaagaaaagaaagaagagtggaGCTTTGGAGCCCAAAGTCACAGATACACTGAGAGAGAATACCCAGAGAGAAGTTCAGCAACCAGAGTATCCTATGACTACCGTCATAAACATCATAAGCTCTCAGATAGTGAGCAGGACTTTCCTGATGGGAGATTTCAGAAGTTcttgaaggaagaagacagaaaatacagTTCTCTAATAGTTCCTGGAAATAGAGAATCAGATTGTTTCAGTACTACAAGAGGAAGAGAAATTGAGGATGAGCAAATCAATGGACCTTTTCATCTCTATAAGAAAGACTGTGTTTTctatactcatacaaatataaaGGAGGCTGATTTGGGGCCTTGCAATGACAAATGGAAGACAAATAAAGAAGATTACAGAAAAGAGAATGCATCTTTTAGTAAACAACTTGATACAATCCCAAAACCTGAAGAGAAATGCTATTCACTTATCAAGAAGAAATCACTTACCGTCAAAGTAGACAGGAACAAGATGAGCACATCTAG ATATtttgcagagagacagacatcaCATGATTTGGTTGCTATTGGCAATAGAAGTGACAATTTTCATCCAGTATTTCAACATCTTGACTCAACTCAGAATCCTGAAAACAAACCTACAGAAGAATTTGCTCAGGAAATCATAACAATAATCCACAAAGTTAAAG ATAGTTCTGTAAAACCTGCTATTACTCTACATGAGCGTTTCTcaagaataaaaagcaaaaaggatacAGATTTCAATCAAATGAAACCAAATTCAGATCCAGAATTTCACAG GCGAATAGATATGTCTTTGGCTGATCTTCAGAATAAAAACACTATGGTGTATGAACCTGATAAG ACTCTGGTCAAAGTAATAGAACCAAATGATCTACGACATGACattgagaggaggagaaaagagcgATTACAGACTGAAGATGAGAATATTTTTCACATGGCTAGTCCTAAAGAGAG GAATCATCAGTCTCCCAGTTTTTCAAAGGTGAAGACTATTCGTGCTGATGGATTTCAAAAGCCTCcacattttataaaatcaaattttagaaaatttattcaGAAACCTTACATA AACTATACTATGCAAAGAAAAGATGCCATTACTCAGAAGATATTTAGAGTTGAGGAAAATCATCAAAACAGAAGAGGCTCTAAAGGATCTTCTAAG
- the Bclaf3 gene encoding BCLAF1 and THRAP3 family member 3 isoform X3: MARSRSRSPRWKQRSLSPQSRNFEYHEERHFHGHYDPEYRNDSERPFTWRMDDEKHGQNKPRIPPRVNSYYRSYENRSSSPNVKPVEKFDTYKPHQEYFPGRGDDDRRSQYMSTYTESATTYMEHERDSYMPTVQGRYPPDEHRGRGSGRGEKPPQMSLAESLRFKEKWPEDEMRHQRVQEETYPQSPRRGSEDFDTRNPFQKRYPEDHDFRKYGYTSKRPTDAARYENREPARIPKWKPEHSFLPFQEKKEEWSFGAQSHRYTEREYPERSSATRVSYDYRHKHHKLSDSEQDFPDGRFQKFLKEEDRKYSSLIVPGNRESDCFSTTRGREIEDEQINGPFHLYKKDCVFYTHTNIKEADLGPCNDKWKTNKEDYRKENASFSKQLDTIPKPEEKCYSLIKKKSLTVKVDRNKMSTSRYFAERQTSHDLVAIGNRSDNFHPVFQHLDSTQNPENKPTEEFAQEIITIIHKVKADSSVKPAITLHERFSRIKSKKDTDFNQMKPNSDPEFHRRIDMSLADLQNKNTMVYEPDKTLVKVIEPNDLRHDIERRRKERLQTEDENIFHMASPKERNHQSPSFSKVKTIRADGFQKPPHFIKSNFRKFIQKPYINYTMQRKDAITQKIFRVEENHQNRRGSKGSSKNFLGGRVQPHFKSHLVQKSLHIQAKYQRLRFAGPRGFITNKFRNRFLRKKRTFLECLMDSYHGGSVLM; this comes from the exons ATGGCAAGGTCACGATCCAGATCCCCCAGGTGGAAACAAAG GTCATTATCACCACAATCTAGAAATTTTGAATACCATGAGGAAAGACATTTCCATGGGCACTATGACCCTGAATATAGAAATGATTCAGAAAGACCCTTTACTTGGAGAATGGATGATGAGAAACATGGACAAAATAAACCAAGGATTCCCCCTCGTGTAAATTCGTATTATCGGTCTTACGAGAATAGATCATCTTCCCCAAATGTAAAACCTGTTGAAAAATTTGATACATATAAGCCTCACCAAGAATATTTTCCTGGAAGAGGAGATGATGACAGAAGATCTCAGTATATGTCCACATACACAGAAAGTGCAACAACCTACATGGAGCATGAAAGGGATTCTTATATGCCTACAGTGCAAGGAAGGTATCCTCCTGATGAGCACAGAGGTAgaggaagtgggagaggagagaagccaCCTCAGATGTCACTGGCAGAGTCCTTGAGATTTAAAGAGAAATGGCCTGAAGATGAAATGAGACACCAAAGGGTACAAGAAGAAACCTACCCTCAGTCACCCAGAAGAGGCTCAGAAGACTTTGACACAAGGAACCCTTTTCAGAAGAG GTATCCTGAGGATCATGATTTCAGAAAGTATGGCTACACATCAAAAAGACCTACAGATGCAGCAAGATATGAAAATAGAGAGCCAGCCAGAATCCCAAAGTGGAAGCCTGAGCACTCTTTTCTACcttttcaagaaaagaaagaagagtggaGCTTTGGAGCCCAAAGTCACAGATACACTGAGAGAGAATACCCAGAGAGAAGTTCAGCAACCAGAGTATCCTATGACTACCGTCATAAACATCATAAGCTCTCAGATAGTGAGCAGGACTTTCCTGATGGGAGATTTCAGAAGTTcttgaaggaagaagacagaaaatacagTTCTCTAATAGTTCCTGGAAATAGAGAATCAGATTGTTTCAGTACTACAAGAGGAAGAGAAATTGAGGATGAGCAAATCAATGGACCTTTTCATCTCTATAAGAAAGACTGTGTTTTctatactcatacaaatataaaGGAGGCTGATTTGGGGCCTTGCAATGACAAATGGAAGACAAATAAAGAAGATTACAGAAAAGAGAATGCATCTTTTAGTAAACAACTTGATACAATCCCAAAACCTGAAGAGAAATGCTATTCACTTATCAAGAAGAAATCACTTACCGTCAAAGTAGACAGGAACAAGATGAGCACATCTAG ATATtttgcagagagacagacatcaCATGATTTGGTTGCTATTGGCAATAGAAGTGACAATTTTCATCCAGTATTTCAACATCTTGACTCAACTCAGAATCCTGAAAACAAACCTACAGAAGAATTTGCTCAGGAAATCATAACAATAATCCACAAAGTTAAAG CAGATAGTTCTGTAAAACCTGCTATTACTCTACATGAGCGTTTCTcaagaataaaaagcaaaaaggatacAGATTTCAATCAAATGAAACCAAATTCAGATCCAGAATTTCACAG GCGAATAGATATGTCTTTGGCTGATCTTCAGAATAAAAACACTATGGTGTATGAACCTGATAAG ACTCTGGTCAAAGTAATAGAACCAAATGATCTACGACATGACattgagaggaggagaaaagagcgATTACAGACTGAAGATGAGAATATTTTTCACATGGCTAGTCCTAAAGAGAG GAATCATCAGTCTCCCAGTTTTTCAAAGGTGAAGACTATTCGTGCTGATGGATTTCAAAAGCCTCcacattttataaaatcaaattttagaaaatttattcaGAAACCTTACATA AACTATACTATGCAAAGAAAAGATGCCATTACTCAGAAGATATTTAGAGTTGAGGAAAATCATCAAAACAGAAGAGGCTCTAAAGGATCTTCTAAG
- the Bclaf3 gene encoding BCLAF1 and THRAP3 family member 3 isoform X6 yields the protein MARSRSRSPRWKQRSLSPQSRNFEYHEERHFHGHYDPEYRNDSERPFTWRMDDEKHGQNKPRIPPRVNSYYRSYENRSSSPNVKPVEKFDTYKPHQEYFPGRGDDDRRSQYMSTYTESATTYMEHERDSYMPTVQGRYPPDEHRGRGSGRGEKPPQMSLAESLRFKEKWPEDEMRHQRVQEETYPQSPRRGSEDFDTRNPFQKRYPEDHDFRKYGYTSKRPTDAARYENREPARIPKWKPEHSFLPFQEKKEEWSFGAQSHRYTEREYPERSSATRVSYDYRHKHHKLSDSEQDFPDGRFQKFLKEEDRKYSSLIVPGNRESDCFSTTRGREIEDEQINGPFHLYKKDCVFYTHTNIKEADLGPCNDKWKTNKEDYRKENASFSKQLDTIPKPEEKCYSLIKKKSLTVKVDRNKMSTSRYFAERQTSHDLVAIGNRSDNFHPVFQHLDSTQNPENKPTEEFAQEIITIIHKVKADSSVKPAITLHERFSRIKSKKDTDFNQMKPNSDPEFHRRIDMSLADLQNKNTMVYEPDKTLVKVIEPNDLRHDIERRRKERLQTEDENIFHMASPKERNHQSPSFSKVKTIRADGFQKPPHFIKSNFRKFIQKPYINYTMQRKDAITQKIFRVEENHQNRRGSKGSSKF from the exons ATGGCAAGGTCACGATCCAGATCCCCCAGGTGGAAACAAAG GTCATTATCACCACAATCTAGAAATTTTGAATACCATGAGGAAAGACATTTCCATGGGCACTATGACCCTGAATATAGAAATGATTCAGAAAGACCCTTTACTTGGAGAATGGATGATGAGAAACATGGACAAAATAAACCAAGGATTCCCCCTCGTGTAAATTCGTATTATCGGTCTTACGAGAATAGATCATCTTCCCCAAATGTAAAACCTGTTGAAAAATTTGATACATATAAGCCTCACCAAGAATATTTTCCTGGAAGAGGAGATGATGACAGAAGATCTCAGTATATGTCCACATACACAGAAAGTGCAACAACCTACATGGAGCATGAAAGGGATTCTTATATGCCTACAGTGCAAGGAAGGTATCCTCCTGATGAGCACAGAGGTAgaggaagtgggagaggagagaagccaCCTCAGATGTCACTGGCAGAGTCCTTGAGATTTAAAGAGAAATGGCCTGAAGATGAAATGAGACACCAAAGGGTACAAGAAGAAACCTACCCTCAGTCACCCAGAAGAGGCTCAGAAGACTTTGACACAAGGAACCCTTTTCAGAAGAG GTATCCTGAGGATCATGATTTCAGAAAGTATGGCTACACATCAAAAAGACCTACAGATGCAGCAAGATATGAAAATAGAGAGCCAGCCAGAATCCCAAAGTGGAAGCCTGAGCACTCTTTTCTACcttttcaagaaaagaaagaagagtggaGCTTTGGAGCCCAAAGTCACAGATACACTGAGAGAGAATACCCAGAGAGAAGTTCAGCAACCAGAGTATCCTATGACTACCGTCATAAACATCATAAGCTCTCAGATAGTGAGCAGGACTTTCCTGATGGGAGATTTCAGAAGTTcttgaaggaagaagacagaaaatacagTTCTCTAATAGTTCCTGGAAATAGAGAATCAGATTGTTTCAGTACTACAAGAGGAAGAGAAATTGAGGATGAGCAAATCAATGGACCTTTTCATCTCTATAAGAAAGACTGTGTTTTctatactcatacaaatataaaGGAGGCTGATTTGGGGCCTTGCAATGACAAATGGAAGACAAATAAAGAAGATTACAGAAAAGAGAATGCATCTTTTAGTAAACAACTTGATACAATCCCAAAACCTGAAGAGAAATGCTATTCACTTATCAAGAAGAAATCACTTACCGTCAAAGTAGACAGGAACAAGATGAGCACATCTAG ATATtttgcagagagacagacatcaCATGATTTGGTTGCTATTGGCAATAGAAGTGACAATTTTCATCCAGTATTTCAACATCTTGACTCAACTCAGAATCCTGAAAACAAACCTACAGAAGAATTTGCTCAGGAAATCATAACAATAATCCACAAAGTTAAAG CAGATAGTTCTGTAAAACCTGCTATTACTCTACATGAGCGTTTCTcaagaataaaaagcaaaaaggatacAGATTTCAATCAAATGAAACCAAATTCAGATCCAGAATTTCACAG GCGAATAGATATGTCTTTGGCTGATCTTCAGAATAAAAACACTATGGTGTATGAACCTGATAAG ACTCTGGTCAAAGTAATAGAACCAAATGATCTACGACATGACattgagaggaggagaaaagagcgATTACAGACTGAAGATGAGAATATTTTTCACATGGCTAGTCCTAAAGAGAG GAATCATCAGTCTCCCAGTTTTTCAAAGGTGAAGACTATTCGTGCTGATGGATTTCAAAAGCCTCcacattttataaaatcaaattttagaaaatttattcaGAAACCTTACATA AACTATACTATGCAAAGAAAAGATGCCATTACTCAGAAGATATTTAGAGTTGAGGAAAATCATCAAAACAGAAGAGGCTCTAAAGGATCTTCTAAG